In Nitrospirota bacterium, the DNA window GGGAAACGGGAAATCGCGCTCTATTTAGCCCGGAGAATGATTGAAGAGGCCTGTGCAAGCGACGCGTATGTCTCATCGCTCTCATCAAAAACCATCGTCTACAAAGGGATGCTGGCAGCGACACATCTCGAACGTTTTTATCCCGACCTTTCAAATCAATTGGTTGAATCAGCCTTTTGCCTGTTCCACCAGAGATTTTCTACCAATACTCTTCCGGACTGGACACTTGCGCAGCCGTTCAGGGTTCTGGCACACAACGGGGAGATCAACACGATACAGGGGAACAGGAACTGGATCCGGGCGATAGAGCCGGATCTCCGGCACGAAATATTCGGAGAATACGGGGAGCGCATCAAACCGATCCTGTCCGGCGAAGAGAGCGATTCAGCATCGCTTGACAGGATTATCGAACTCCTTATGCTGTGCGGTTTTTCGCTTGAGCACGCAGTCAACCTGTGCATCCCGCAGGCATGGGAATGCGGTGATTTTGCAGACCAGGAAAAGAAAAGGAGCACAGAAGCCTTCTTTGAATACCAGTCTTTTCTGATGAAGCCGTGGGATGGACCTGCAGCGGTCGTCTGCACGGACGGCGACAGAGTGACTGCACATCTTGACCGGAATGGCCTCAGGCCGCTCAGATATATCCTGACCGAAGACGGTATCCTTGTGCTGGGCTCTGAGCTGGGGATGATAGACCTGGGGCGAAGGGAAATACGAAAAAAAGAACGGCTGGGACCCGGCGATACCCTCACGGTGGATTTCTCGAAGGGCGAAGTGCACACTACCGATCATGTCGTCAGCGTGCTGGCAAAGCAGAAACCGTACGGGGAATGGACGGACAGGTATCTTGTGCAGCTGCGGGTGAGCCCCGGAGAGAACAGCCCCCCGCTGTCTGATCTCACCAGGCAGCAGATCGCGTTTGGCTATACCTCGGAAGAAATAGATTTCAGCCTGCGGGGAATGGCAGAGACGGCAAAGGAACCGACCTTTTCCATGGGTGACGATACACCTGTCCCGTCACTTGCGGTGCAGCCCCAGCTTTTTTTTCGCTATTTCAAACAGAGATTTTCACAGGTTACCAATCCGCCGATCGACTCTGTAAGGGAACGTATGGTGATGTCCCTGAGGATGAACCTCGGCCATAAACGCAACTTCCTTGTCGAGACTCCCGAACATGCGAAGAGATTACAGCTCGATTCCCCGATTTTGCTTGAAGGCCAAATGAGGAGTATTAAACGCCAGACAGTATTCACCGTGAAGAAAATCTCTCTGACCTTCCCCGTGACAGACGCAGGGGGTCTTCTTCAGGCTGTCAGAAGACTTGAAAAGGATATCGTGCAGGCGGTGAAAGGGGGCGCAGAGATCGTCATCCTTTCAGATACCGGGATCTCGGCGGAAACAGCGGCGATACCGGGCCTGCTTGCAACAGCGGCCTCTTTTGCAGCACTCCGAAGGGAAAGGCTTGCCAACAGGGTCAGTGTAATCATCGAAACAGGAGAAGCCAGGGATGTCCACCATATGGCCTGCCTTATCGGCTATAATGCTTCGGCGGTATATCCCTATCTTGCGTTGCAGACAATCGGAGCCCTGTGCGAACAAGGGGTCATTCCTCTTTCCTACACCACGGCTTCCGCACATTACCGACAGGCGCTCGAGGAAGGGCTTCTTAAGGTGATAGCAAAAATGGGTATTTCTACCCTCAGTTCTTATTACGGGTCCCATTTGTTCGATATTATCTGTCTGAACAGCGACGTTGCAGAGGAATTCTTCCCGGGGACTCCTGTGACGATCGAATCAGACGGATTACCCGAGATTGAACAATCGCTCCTGCTGCGTCATTCAGAGGGGTTTGCCCCGGCCGGGCCTGTGCTCCGGAATACAGGCTCTCTTAAATTCAGAAAAGGTGGGGAGCTTCACGCCTGGTCGCCTCCTTCCATCGTAACGCTGCATAAATTCCTCAGGAGTCAGGATACAGACGCCTACCGGGATTTCTCAGGGAAAGCCGATGAACACGCGGTCTTTATCAGGCATCTTCTGCAGTACAGAAAAGGAAATCCCGTGGCCCTTCATGAAGTCGAGCCGGAGGAGAATATCCTGAAGAGGTTTTTTTCGGGGGCAATGTCTGTGGGAGCGCTTTCTCCCGAGGCACATGAGACGATCGCAGAGGCGTGCAACAGGCTCGGGATCAGAAGCAACAGCGGAGAAGGGGGGGAAGACCCTCAGCGATATTTCACGATCAAAAACAGCGCAATCAAACAGATCGCTTCAGGGAGATTTGGCGTTACCCCGTCATATCTGGCATCTGCAGCCGAACTCGAGATAAAAATGGCGCAGGGGGCAAAGCCGGGTGAAGGCGGACATCTTCCTGCAGACAAGGTTACCGGGTACATCGCGACGCTCCGGCACTGCTGTGCCGGCAGTGTCCTCATATCCCCTCCGCCCCATCATGACATCTATTCCATAGAAGACCTTGCACAACTTGTCAATGACCTTAAAGAAGCGAATCCCACGGCGAGGGTCTGTGTAAAACTGGTTTCCGAGGCTGGGGTCGGCACAGTTGCCGCAGGTGTGGCAAAGGCGTATGCCGATATTGTCCAGATAAGCGGCTGCGAAGGAGGCACAGGAGCGGCTTCGCTCAGTTCGATAAAAAATTCGGGGAACTACTGGGAAATAGGGCTTGCAGAGACGCAGCGGGTGCTGATCGAAAGCGGACTGAGGGACAGGATAACCGTACGGGTTGACGGCGGACTGAGAACAGGGAGAGATATAATCATTGCAGCACTTCTTGGCGCAGAGGAGTTCGGGTTCGGGACCGCAACAATGATTGCCGCAGGCTGCATCATGGCAAGGCAGTGCCATTCCAATACCTGTCCGACTGGCATTGCCACGCAGGACGAAAAACTCAGAAAGAGATTCAGGGGAAAGGCCGATGACATTTGTTTATACTTCAGGACCCTTGCGCGGGAAATAAGAATGCTGCTTGCCGAAATGGGAATGAAAGGCCTTCAGGAGATAATCGGGAGAACAGAATTGCTTGCCCCTGTTCCTCCGGACAGCGGACCTGCTTCCGGGAGAATCAGGCTGGAACGGTTCTACCACACATACCCTGAAGATCTCCCGAGAACCTGTTCTTCAAAAAGAAACGACAATCCCGCCGTCTCGCTGAACAGAACGCTCGTCAGGGACTTGCTCCCGTATATTGAAAACGCAGAACCTGTGGAAAGGGAATACACAATAAGAAATGTCGACAGGAGCATCCCTGTCAGCCTGAATTATCATATCGCTCTACGATACCGTGACAACGGCCTTCCGGAAGACACCCTCAGGCTGACCTTTCGGGGAACTGCGGGACAGAGTTTCGGCGCGTTCACGCACCGGGGCCTTTCTCTCACCTTAATCGGCGATGCGAACGACTATGTCGGAAAAGGGATGTATGGAGGGCGAGTAGTGATCAAGCCGGACCGTATGCGGGATTCTTATACTCATGTCGTTGCGGGAAATACTCTGCTCTATGGTGCCATTGGCGGAGAATTTTATGCAGCGGGAAGGGTCGGCGAACGTTTTGCGGTGCGGAACAGTGGCGCGACAGCGGTTATTGAAGGTGCCGGTCATCATCTCTGCGAGTACATGACACGGGGCACTGTGCTGGTATTGGGCGAACCTGGCTACAACGCAGGCGCAGGAATGACCGGGGGAACCCTCTATGTGTACGACGAGCGAGATACGCTTGCCGGGAAAGTGAATACCGCATATGTCCAACTGTTTCCGCTGGAAGTCAGGGAGGAGATTTTGGGCCTGAGGCTTCTCCTTGAGCGCCACCATAAATACACAGAAAGCAGAAAGGCAGCGGATATCCTGAGCCGCTTTCAGGACCATCAGCATCTCTTCAGGAAGGTCATCCCAAGGCATTTCTGTCCTGTATAGCAGGGATTCACAAAAACCTTTCAGCGCACCGCAGATGCAGTGTCCGAAATTCCCTGATGTCTTGCGGAAATCCGGGGAACAGTTGCATAACCCTTTTTTGCCCGGTATCATTGAAATATATGCGGTGGGCGCGTAATGCGTTGCGCAGAAATACCACAGCATAAGGCGCTTCACCCATGAGACTGGCAGGTCTGAACATTATTATCACGAGCGGGATACTGCTTCCCGGGAACACAGCGTGGACAACTGAGAGAACTATGCATAAAACAATCTTCAAGAGGATACTTATCATTGCGGTTATTGCAGGCATTGTTGTCGCGTTCAAGATCTTCAACCTTGGAGAATATTTCACCCTTTCCTATATAAAAGCATCTCAGCACAGATTTGAAATCCTTTATAGTGAACATCAGTTCCTTGTAATCGGCGGGTACATGCTGATTTACATCCTTGTGACATCATTGTCTCTGCCCGGTGCGGTAGTAATGACCCTAGCAGGGGGAGTGCTCTTCGGGTTGTTGATGGGGACCATTGTCGTTTCCTTTGCAAGCACCATAGGCGCAACGCTGGCATGCGTTGTATCGAGGTTCATCCTGCGTGATTGGGTGCAGGGAAAATTCGGCGACAAACTTGCCACAGTAAATGAAGGGATCAAAAAAGAGGGAGTATTTTACCTGTTCACCCTCCGCCTTATCCCTGTCTTTCCTTTCTGGCTTATCAACCTTGTAATGGGACTCACGAGGATGCCTTTGAAGACCTTCTATCTGGTTTCACAGGCGGGAATGCTGCCCGGGACCATAGTATACGTAAATGCAGGAAAAGAACTGGCGGGGATCGATTCTCTTTCCGGAATACTTTCACCCAAGCTGATTCTTTCGTTTGTGTTTCTCGGACTTTTTCCGATCATCACGAAGAAATTGGTTGCTTTTTACAAATCCAGAAAATCCGGGAATACTATCCCGCGGGAATAGGGAGAGTAAAAATGGCAAAATATATGTTTGATATCGGCATTCTCGGGGGAGGGGCTGCCGGACTCACTGTTGCATCAGGGGCTGCCCGGTTTGGAGCAAAGACCCTGCTCATTGAAAAGGAGAGAAAACTGGGAGGAGACTGCCTTCATTACGGGTGTGTGCCGAGCAAAACGCTCATCAGGACTGCGCACATTTATCATCTCATAAAGCGTGCGGAACAATATGGACTTCCCCGCGCTGACCTGAAACCGGTCGATTTCCAGGCAGTTGCACGCAGGATTCAGTCGGTAATTGGTACCATTCAGGAGCATGATTCGGAGGAACGGTTCTGCAAGCTCGGGGTAAAGGTCGAATTTGGCAATCCGACATTTCATGACGAACATGCCGTGCGTCTGAATGGAGCACTCTACTCCGCAAAAAACTGGGTTATTGCCACAGGGTCTTCCCCTTTTGTTCCTCCCATAGATGGCCTTAATAAGACACCTTATATTACGAACAAAGAGCTCTTTTCTCTCAGAACTCTTCCCAAGTCCATGGTCGCGATCGGCGGCGGTCCCATATCGGTCGAGATGGCACAGGCCTTCAATCGCCTGGGAACTAAAGTTACCGTGGTTGAACTCGGGAATCAGATTCTC includes these proteins:
- the gltB gene encoding glutamate synthase large subunit: MKTAYHHHHATGSCGVGFVCNITGKKTHQVVQWGVEAVKNLTHRGAVGADGKTGDGAGVLFQVPKGFFRQVIETSGFTLSDIDNLAVGVVFFRNRREEEIEKILHAQSVRTIGWRTVPTRKDALGSAALAAKPEIRQVLLDMENIAYGKREIALYLARRMIEEACASDAYVSSLSSKTIVYKGMLAATHLERFYPDLSNQLVESAFCLFHQRFSTNTLPDWTLAQPFRVLAHNGEINTIQGNRNWIRAIEPDLRHEIFGEYGERIKPILSGEESDSASLDRIIELLMLCGFSLEHAVNLCIPQAWECGDFADQEKKRSTEAFFEYQSFLMKPWDGPAAVVCTDGDRVTAHLDRNGLRPLRYILTEDGILVLGSELGMIDLGRREIRKKERLGPGDTLTVDFSKGEVHTTDHVVSVLAKQKPYGEWTDRYLVQLRVSPGENSPPLSDLTRQQIAFGYTSEEIDFSLRGMAETAKEPTFSMGDDTPVPSLAVQPQLFFRYFKQRFSQVTNPPIDSVRERMVMSLRMNLGHKRNFLVETPEHAKRLQLDSPILLEGQMRSIKRQTVFTVKKISLTFPVTDAGGLLQAVRRLEKDIVQAVKGGAEIVILSDTGISAETAAIPGLLATAASFAALRRERLANRVSVIIETGEARDVHHMACLIGYNASAVYPYLALQTIGALCEQGVIPLSYTTASAHYRQALEEGLLKVIAKMGISTLSSYYGSHLFDIICLNSDVAEEFFPGTPVTIESDGLPEIEQSLLLRHSEGFAPAGPVLRNTGSLKFRKGGELHAWSPPSIVTLHKFLRSQDTDAYRDFSGKADEHAVFIRHLLQYRKGNPVALHEVEPEENILKRFFSGAMSVGALSPEAHETIAEACNRLGIRSNSGEGGEDPQRYFTIKNSAIKQIASGRFGVTPSYLASAAELEIKMAQGAKPGEGGHLPADKVTGYIATLRHCCAGSVLISPPPHHDIYSIEDLAQLVNDLKEANPTARVCVKLVSEAGVGTVAAGVAKAYADIVQISGCEGGTGAASLSSIKNSGNYWEIGLAETQRVLIESGLRDRITVRVDGGLRTGRDIIIAALLGAEEFGFGTATMIAAGCIMARQCHSNTCPTGIATQDEKLRKRFRGKADDICLYFRTLAREIRMLLAEMGMKGLQEIIGRTELLAPVPPDSGPASGRIRLERFYHTYPEDLPRTCSSKRNDNPAVSLNRTLVRDLLPYIENAEPVEREYTIRNVDRSIPVSLNYHIALRYRDNGLPEDTLRLTFRGTAGQSFGAFTHRGLSLTLIGDANDYVGKGMYGGRVVIKPDRMRDSYTHVVAGNTLLYGAIGGEFYAAGRVGERFAVRNSGATAVIEGAGHHLCEYMTRGTVLVLGEPGYNAGAGMTGGTLYVYDERDTLAGKVNTAYVQLFPLEVREEILGLRLLLERHHKYTESRKAADILSRFQDHQHLFRKVIPRHFCPV
- a CDS encoding TVP38/TMEM64 family protein, which translates into the protein MHKTIFKRILIIAVIAGIVVAFKIFNLGEYFTLSYIKASQHRFEILYSEHQFLVIGGYMLIYILVTSLSLPGAVVMTLAGGVLFGLLMGTIVVSFASTIGATLACVVSRFILRDWVQGKFGDKLATVNEGIKKEGVFYLFTLRLIPVFPFWLINLVMGLTRMPLKTFYLVSQAGMLPGTIVYVNAGKELAGIDSLSGILSPKLILSFVFLGLFPIITKKLVAFYKSRKSGNTIPRE